The genomic stretch CAGCCATGAACGTTCAATGCCCTACCTGTAAAAAGTCCGTGGAATGGATTGAATCCAACCCCTGGCGCCCGTTCTGCTCGGAGCGCTGCAAGATGATCGATCTGGGCGCCTGGGCCAATGAGGAATACCGGGTACCCGCCGAAAACGCCTCACCGGAGGATCTTGACCAGGGCGGGGAAACCACCCGGCACTGAACACCGGCAATCGGAAGCTGCAGGTTAACGGCGACTTACCGCCATTTAAGTTGAGTGGTTTCTGGCGCCCCGTTAACATACGGCCAAATCTATTAATAACTTACCGAAGGTGCACATATGAAAGCGTCCCGGATTTCCCTGATGATTCTGTCTCTGGCAGCCACACCCGCGTTTGCCGCAGATCTAGACCTGAGCCTGACCAACGAATCAGTAAAAGGTCAGGTCAATTTCTTTGGCGCCAGCAATGATATCCAGGTCGGCACGGGTTACACCTATCACGAAGGCGGCCGTGACATATTCAATGCCGATTTTCACGCTCAGGGTCGAACCGCCATTGGCAACCTGCCAACCACGGCCGGCCTCGGCCTGCGCGGCATCTACTGGGATCAGAGCCGGGCAAACGGCGGTGCTGTTGGGCTTGGCGGGTTCGCGACCGTGAATATTCCAAGGGTTCCTGGCCTGTCGTTCACCGGCGGCCTGCACTACGCGCCCAGCATTCTTTCCTTTGGCGACTCTGAAGACATGACCAGCCTGGAACTGCGTGGCAGCTACCGGGTTATCCGGAACGCAGAAGTGTTTGCCGGATACCGTTACCTGAACACCGAACTGGATTATGCCGGTAGCGGTGACGTGAATCTGGACGAAGGCGTCATGGCTGGTTTGAAAATTTTCTTCTGATTACTCACCTCGGAATCGGGCGCCCTCCCGCTCTGGACGCCCGATTCGTGCCTTCCCTCACGCTTTCCCTGGAATTCGATTGTTAGACTGCGTTTCTG from Marinobacter subterrani encodes the following:
- the yacG gene encoding DNA gyrase inhibitor YacG; its protein translation is MNVQCPTCKKSVEWIESNPWRPFCSERCKMIDLGAWANEEYRVPAENASPEDLDQGGETTRH
- a CDS encoding YfaZ family outer membrane protein yields the protein MKASRISLMILSLAATPAFAADLDLSLTNESVKGQVNFFGASNDIQVGTGYTYHEGGRDIFNADFHAQGRTAIGNLPTTAGLGLRGIYWDQSRANGGAVGLGGFATVNIPRVPGLSFTGGLHYAPSILSFGDSEDMTSLELRGSYRVIRNAEVFAGYRYLNTELDYAGSGDVNLDEGVMAGLKIFF